In the Bacillus tuaregi genome, one interval contains:
- a CDS encoding glutaredoxin family protein, producing MNQPVIVYTMDDCVECSIVKQMLTAEGIPFEARDITENEEYKREVEKYGFLGVPVTVVGERAVKGFNPELIELVQLHSA from the coding sequence ATGAATCAACCTGTCATTGTCTATACAATGGATGATTGTGTCGAGTGCAGTATTGTCAAACAAATGCTGACCGCGGAAGGTATTCCTTTTGAGGCCAGGGATATTACCGAAAATGAGGAATATAAAAGGGAAGTGGAGAAATACGGCTTCTTAGGAGTTCCTGTTACGGTTGTGGGTGAGCGAGCCGTGAAGGGGTTTAATCCAGAGCTAATCGAGCTAGTTCAACTTCATTCAGCGTAA
- a CDS encoding MarR family winged helix-turn-helix transcriptional regulator: MQGFLQRYLSLYRPLITALNELMSSYELSHSLWQVMFYLKNNGPSTLVDISAYYHVEKPTITRRVHRLEELHMIKQIPGKDRREKLIQLTEQGEEVYQALRVKITDLEHEVMNGVAQDEQLITFQTLPKIKENLMKREESLRGEA; encoded by the coding sequence ATGCAGGGGTTTCTACAGCGATATTTAAGTCTTTATCGGCCGCTTATCACGGCTTTGAACGAATTAATGAGTTCCTATGAGCTTTCACATTCTTTATGGCAGGTTATGTTCTATTTGAAAAATAATGGTCCGTCCACATTAGTGGATATTTCAGCTTATTATCATGTCGAAAAGCCAACTATTACAAGAAGGGTACACCGATTGGAGGAGCTACACATGATAAAGCAAATCCCTGGTAAGGACCGACGTGAAAAATTGATTCAATTAACCGAGCAAGGTGAAGAAGTCTATCAAGCTTTGAGAGTGAAAATAACGGATTTGGAGCATGAGGTGATGAATGGCGTAGCACAGGATGAACAGCTCATCACGTTCCAGACGCTGCCAAAAATAAAAGAGAATCTTATGAAACGAGAGGAGAGTCTACGTGGGGAAGCCTAA
- a CDS encoding MFS transporter gives MGKPKLWTKDFIIVSSINFLLTLVFYLLIVIIGIYAVNEYQATASQAGLVTGIFIVGALIGRLAVGRFIDTVGRKRILFMGLILYTMAIAFYFIQIGITFLLITRLLHGITLGIASTATGTIVAQIIPAERKGEGIGYFSMSATLATAIGPFIGLYMSQNTSMQMIFSFCLTLGIIGLITAFFVYVPTLEMTKTTEKSGFKLSNFIELKAVPIALITLVVSFCYSSVLSFINFYAIEIDLVSAASFFFLVYSIAILISRPFTGRLMDVKGANYVMYPAFILFTVGMLLLGSAHNSLTLLLSGILIGLGFGNMQSCTQAIAVKLTPPHRMGLATSTFFIFLDAGLGFGPYVLGFFIPYTSYGTLYEILGIVVLASTALYFFLHGKKERSKISALA, from the coding sequence GTGGGGAAGCCTAAATTATGGACGAAGGATTTTATCATCGTCTCCAGTATTAACTTTTTGTTAACTTTGGTTTTTTATTTATTAATCGTCATTATTGGCATTTATGCGGTCAATGAATATCAAGCAACTGCGAGTCAGGCAGGGCTTGTAACAGGTATATTTATCGTAGGAGCCTTAATCGGGCGCCTAGCTGTCGGCCGTTTCATTGATACAGTCGGTCGTAAGAGAATTCTATTCATGGGTCTCATTTTATATACTATGGCTATAGCCTTCTATTTTATCCAAATAGGGATTACCTTTTTGCTTATTACTCGTTTACTACATGGTATTACGCTCGGAATCGCGAGCACAGCAACCGGAACCATTGTCGCTCAGATTATTCCGGCAGAGCGAAAAGGGGAAGGAATTGGCTATTTCAGCATGAGTGCAACCTTAGCAACAGCCATCGGACCATTCATTGGGCTTTATATGAGTCAGAATACAAGCATGCAAATGATATTCAGTTTTTGTCTAACACTGGGGATTATTGGTTTAATAACAGCCTTCTTTGTATATGTTCCTACCTTGGAGATGACAAAAACCACTGAAAAAAGTGGCTTCAAGCTATCCAATTTTATTGAACTCAAGGCTGTTCCCATTGCCTTAATTACGCTAGTTGTCTCCTTCTGCTATTCGAGTGTGCTGTCCTTTATTAATTTCTATGCCATTGAAATTGATCTAGTTAGTGCAGCCAGCTTCTTTTTTCTTGTCTATTCGATTGCTATCTTAATCTCAAGACCATTCACAGGCCGTTTAATGGATGTGAAGGGTGCTAACTACGTGATGTATCCAGCCTTTATTCTTTTCACAGTTGGCATGCTTCTTTTAGGTTCGGCCCATAACAGCTTGACCTTATTACTGTCCGGTATTCTGATTGGTCTTGGATTTGGTAATATGCAGTCTTGCACGCAGGCTATTGCAGTGAAGCTGACCCCGCCACATCGTATGGGCTTGGCCACATCCACTTTCTTTATCTTTCTTGATGCAGGACTTGGGTTTGGTCCTTATGTGCTCGGGTTCTTCATTCCTTACACAAGCTATGGAACCTTATACGAAATTCTCGGTATTGTTGTGTTAGCTTCTACTGCCCTTTACTTTTTCCTTCACGGTAAAAAAGAACGTTCAAAAATCAGTGCCTTAGCTTGA